A section of the Clostridium felsineum DSM 794 genome encodes:
- the accD gene encoding acetyl-CoA carboxylase, carboxyltransferase subunit beta: protein MGLFKKRKYITVSSKNLEENDSVENQPTIPDGMWMKCGKCGKILYKSDVDDNFKVCPKCNAHFRMNARERIAFVIDEGTFIEFDKNMMAANPLDFPEYETKIKKMQEKTGLKDGVVTGIGNVNGYKTVIAVMDSNFMMGSMGSVVGEKITRAIEEATKRKLPIIIFTTSGGARMQEGMFSLMQMAKTSAALAKHNEEGLLYISFLTDPTTGGVTASFAMLGDIILSEPKTLIGFAGRRVIEQTINQKLPSDFQTSEFLFKHGFIDMIVERKELKITLGNILRMHS from the coding sequence ATGGGATTATTTAAAAAAAGAAAGTATATTACTGTAAGTAGCAAAAACTTAGAAGAAAATGATAGTGTTGAAAATCAACCTACCATACCTGATGGAATGTGGATGAAGTGCGGTAAGTGCGGTAAAATTCTATACAAAAGTGATGTTGACGATAATTTTAAAGTATGTCCTAAGTGTAATGCGCATTTTAGAATGAATGCTAGAGAAAGAATAGCATTTGTAATTGATGAAGGAACTTTTATAGAATTTGACAAGAATATGATGGCTGCTAACCCTTTAGATTTTCCGGAGTATGAAACAAAGATAAAGAAAATGCAAGAAAAGACAGGATTAAAGGATGGAGTAGTTACGGGAATTGGAAATGTAAATGGATATAAGACTGTTATAGCTGTAATGGATAGTAATTTTATGATGGGAAGTATGGGTTCTGTAGTAGGCGAAAAGATTACAAGGGCAATTGAAGAAGCAACTAAAAGGAAACTTCCGATAATAATTTTTACAACTTCAGGTGGTGCAAGAATGCAAGAGGGAATGTTTTCTTTAATGCAGATGGCAAAAACCAGTGCAGCACTTGCAAAACATAATGAAGAGGGACTTTTATATATATCATTTCTAACAGATCCAACAACAGGTGGGGTTACTGCAAGCTTTGCAATGTTAGGCGATATAATATTATCTGAACCTAAAACACTTATTGGTTTTGCTGGAAGAAGGGTTATAGAACAGACAATAAACCAAAAGCTTCCTTCAGATTTTCAAACTTCAGAGTTTTTATTTAAGCACGGTTTTATTGACATGATAGTAGAACGAAAAGAATTAAAGATTACTTTAGGAAATATATTAAGAATGCATAGTTAG
- a CDS encoding acetyl-CoA carboxylase biotin carboxylase subunit, which translates to MISKILIANRGEIAVRIIRACREMGIETVAIYSEADKESMHVYLADEAVCVGPAKTQDSYLNIGNIISATVLTKAQAIHPGFGFLSENGKFAKMCNECNIAFIGPDAKTIDNMGNKAKAREIMIKAGVPVVPGCDGTIDSEDQALKDAIKIGYPVMLKASAGGGGRGIRIVREEKDLINSLRNAKSEAKAAFGDDTMYMEKFIEEPRHVEFQIMGDSSGNVVYLGERDCSIQRRNQKVLEEAPSPVMTEELRREMGEAAVKAAKAVNYKNAGTIEFLLDKHGKYYFMEMNTRIQVEHGITEMVTGIDLIKEQIRVASGEKLSFSQEDIKIKGHAIECRINAENPDKNFMPSPGEIKYFHVPGGPGVRLDSAAYTGYNIPPNYDSMIGKLISYGKDRNEAINIMERALGEFIIDGVDTNVDFQYDLINNEKFIKGKYNTSFIEKELKR; encoded by the coding sequence ATGATAAGTAAAATTTTAATTGCTAATAGGGGTGAGATAGCAGTTAGAATAATAAGAGCCTGTAGAGAAATGGGAATAGAAACAGTGGCTATTTATTCTGAGGCTGATAAAGAATCGATGCATGTATATCTTGCAGATGAAGCTGTTTGCGTTGGACCAGCCAAAACTCAAGATAGCTATCTCAACATAGGAAATATAATAAGCGCTACAGTTCTTACAAAGGCACAAGCCATACATCCAGGTTTTGGGTTTTTATCTGAAAACGGAAAGTTTGCAAAAATGTGCAATGAGTGCAATATAGCATTCATAGGACCAGATGCTAAAACTATTGACAATATGGGTAATAAGGCAAAGGCAAGAGAAATAATGATAAAAGCAGGTGTACCAGTAGTACCAGGATGTGATGGAACTATTGATAGCGAAGATCAAGCTTTAAAAGATGCGATTAAAATAGGATATCCTGTTATGCTTAAAGCTTCAGCAGGCGGCGGTGGTAGAGGTATTAGAATAGTAAGAGAAGAAAAAGACCTCATAAATTCTCTTAGAAATGCTAAAAGTGAAGCCAAAGCTGCTTTTGGTGATGATACTATGTACATGGAAAAATTTATAGAAGAGCCTAGACATGTTGAATTCCAAATAATGGGGGACTCTTCTGGAAATGTAGTTTATCTTGGTGAGAGAGATTGTTCAATTCAGAGAAGAAATCAAAAAGTTTTGGAAGAAGCACCATCACCAGTTATGACAGAAGAACTTAGACGTGAAATGGGAGAAGCAGCAGTAAAAGCGGCTAAAGCTGTAAATTATAAAAATGCGGGTACTATAGAGTTTCTATTGGATAAGCATGGGAAATACTACTTTATGGAAATGAATACAAGAATTCAGGTTGAGCATGGTATTACTGAAATGGTTACGGGAATTGATTTGATTAAGGAACAAATAAGAGTTGCATCAGGAGAAAAGTTATCATTTAGTCAAGAAGATATAAAAATTAAAGGTCATGCAATAGAATGTAGAATAAATGCAGAAAATCCTGACAAAAACTTTATGCCATCTCCTGGAGAAATTAAGTATTTTCATGTTCCTGGCGGGCCAGGAGTTAGATTAGATAGTGCAGCATATACTGGATATAATATACCACCTAATTATGATTCTATGATTGGAAAATTAATATCTTATGGTAAAGATAGAAATGAAGCTATAAACATAATGGAAAGAGCTCTTGGTGAATTTATAATTGATGGTGTTGATACAAATGTAGATTTTCAATATGATTTAATAAATAATGAGAAGTTTATTAAAGGAAAGTATAATACAAGTTTTATAGAAAAAGAGTTAAAGCGTTAA
- the acpP gene encoding acyl carrier protein: MLLDKVREIIASQINVDKETIDMSTSFEKDLNVDSLDLFQIIIELEEKFDIQIEETENIKTVGDAVKFIEKKLKNKKLQ; this comes from the coding sequence ATGTTACTTGATAAAGTAAGAGAAATCATAGCAAGCCAAATAAATGTTGATAAAGAAACTATAGATATGTCAACATCTTTTGAAAAAGATTTAAATGTTGATTCTTTAGATTTGTTTCAAATAATAATAGAATTAGAAGAAAAATTCGATATTCAAATAGAAGAAACAGAAAATATAAAGACAGTTGGAGATGCAGTTAAATTTATTGAAAAAAAATTAAAAAATAAAAAATTGCAATAA
- a CDS encoding NAD(P)H-dependent flavin oxidoreductase has product MKLPPLKIGDLIADVPIIQGGMGVGISRSSLASAVANCGGVGTISGVQIGFDEPDFETNTFNANIRTLNKHIKKAKESSKRGIIAVNFMVAMNDYDKYVKNAVEAGVDLIVSGAGLPTALPKIVEGSSVKIAPVVSSPKAAAVICKMWDKHHGRIPDLIVVEGPEAGGHLGFKKEEVGNGEQEKLENILVGVLEAIKPFEEKHKVKIPVVCGGGVFYGKDIAKYIKLGASGVQMATRFIATEECDADIKYKNMYVNCEEGDIKIVKSPVGMPGRAISNRFVDENKGNVTIDKCYNCLKPCNPKSTPYCISKALINAVKGNIDEALLFTGAKSYKIDKIVKVKDLINELVSDAEKEF; this is encoded by the coding sequence ATGAAATTACCTCCTTTAAAAATAGGAGATTTAATAGCTGATGTCCCAATAATCCAAGGTGGAATGGGAGTTGGAATTTCAAGATCCAGTCTTGCCTCAGCAGTTGCTAATTGTGGAGGCGTGGGTACAATCTCAGGAGTGCAAATTGGGTTTGATGAACCAGATTTTGAAACGAATACTTTTAATGCAAACATAAGAACTTTAAATAAGCACATAAAGAAGGCAAAAGAGTCTAGCAAAAGAGGAATTATTGCTGTTAATTTTATGGTAGCAATGAACGATTACGATAAATATGTTAAGAATGCTGTAGAAGCGGGAGTTGACCTTATAGTATCAGGAGCAGGTCTTCCAACTGCTTTGCCTAAAATAGTAGAGGGAAGTAGTGTGAAGATTGCACCGGTGGTATCCTCGCCTAAGGCTGCAGCTGTAATATGTAAAATGTGGGATAAGCATCATGGAAGAATCCCAGATTTAATTGTAGTTGAAGGACCAGAAGCAGGAGGACATTTGGGCTTTAAGAAGGAAGAAGTCGGAAATGGTGAACAAGAAAAACTAGAGAATATACTTGTAGGTGTGTTAGAAGCTATAAAACCTTTTGAAGAAAAGCACAAGGTTAAAATACCTGTAGTTTGTGGTGGAGGAGTATTTTATGGTAAGGATATTGCAAAATACATAAAGCTCGGAGCATCAGGGGTTCAAATGGCAACTAGATTTATAGCAACGGAAGAATGTGATGCAGATATAAAATATAAGAACATGTATGTAAACTGCGAAGAAGGAGACATAAAAATTGTTAAAAGTCCTGTTGGAATGCCTGGAAGAGCAATAAGTAACAGATTTGTAGATGAGAATAAGGGAAATGTTACTATAGATAAATGCTATAATTGTTTAAAGCCATGTAATCCTAAAAGCACACCTTATTGTATATCTAAAGCACTTATAAATGCGGTAAAAGGAAATATTGATGAGGCTCTTTTATTTACAGGTGCTAAATCATACAAAATAGATAAAATAGTTAAGGTAAAAGACCTTATTAACGAGTTAGTTAGTGATGCTGAAAAAGAATTTTAA
- the fabG gene encoding 3-oxoacyl-[acyl-carrier-protein] reductase — MEKLLSGKVAVVTGAGRGLGRAIALKLASEGAKLVVNYRNSEAETQKLVKEIEELGSEAISVKADISKFNEAETIIKKAVEKYGTVDVLVNNAGITKDNLLLRMKEEDFDNVINVNLKGSFNCTKHASRVMLKKKSGKIINISSVIGLVGNAGQVNYAAAKAGIIGMTKSVAKELASRGITVNAIAPGIIKSDMTDALKEEQRQQILETVPLKRVGTPEDVSNLVLFLASELSSYITGQVINVDGGMVM; from the coding sequence ATGGAAAAGTTATTATCTGGCAAGGTTGCTGTTGTCACAGGTGCAGGAAGAGGACTTGGAAGAGCAATAGCATTAAAATTAGCATCAGAAGGAGCTAAGCTTGTTGTAAATTATAGAAATAGTGAAGCAGAGACACAAAAACTTGTAAAGGAAATTGAAGAGTTAGGATCAGAAGCTATATCAGTAAAAGCAGATATAAGTAAATTTAATGAAGCAGAGACTATTATAAAAAAGGCTGTAGAAAAGTATGGGACTGTCGATGTTTTAGTTAATAATGCAGGTATAACTAAGGATAATCTTCTACTAAGAATGAAGGAAGAAGATTTTGATAACGTAATTAATGTAAATCTAAAGGGATCATTTAACTGCACAAAGCATGCAAGTCGAGTGATGCTTAAGAAAAAAAGTGGTAAAATAATAAATATATCTTCTGTTATAGGATTAGTAGGAAATGCAGGTCAAGTTAACTATGCAGCAGCAAAAGCTGGAATTATTGGAATGACAAAATCAGTAGCGAAAGAGCTTGCAAGTAGGGGAATTACAGTTAATGCTATTGCACCTGGAATAATAAAAAGTGATATGACAGACGCACTTAAAGAAGAGCAAAGACAACAGATATTAGAAACAGTGCCACTTAAAAGAGTAGGAACTCCAGAGGATGTTTCTAATCTTGTTTTATTCTTAGCTTCAGAGCTTTCTTCTTACATAACAGGTCAAGTTATAAATGTAGATGGCGGAATGGTGATGTAA
- a CDS encoding MarR family winged helix-turn-helix transcriptional regulator translates to MNLNRTITVINETLVELFNDILTIEQTALSQGAFSDISVTEVHTIEAIGMYVPRTMSEVAAALGITVGTLTTAVGNLVKKGYVKRERSEEDRRVVKIALTKRGKLAYRIHAKFHSDMVKETVRGLSKEEEKVLTSALEKLNKFFREKYHIKNYKKD, encoded by the coding sequence ATGAATTTGAATAGAACGATTACTGTAATCAATGAAACTTTAGTTGAACTTTTTAATGATATTTTAACTATAGAACAAACGGCCTTAAGCCAAGGTGCTTTCAGTGATATTTCGGTTACCGAAGTACATACGATAGAGGCTATAGGCATGTATGTTCCTAGAACTATGTCTGAGGTTGCAGCAGCACTTGGAATTACCGTTGGAACGCTTACAACTGCTGTAGGTAATTTGGTTAAAAAAGGCTATGTGAAAAGAGAACGTTCAGAAGAAGATAGAAGAGTTGTTAAAATAGCTCTTACTAAAAGAGGAAAACTTGCCTATAGAATTCATGCAAAATTTCATTCGGATATGGTAAAGGAAACAGTAAGGGGATTGAGTAAGGAAGAAGAAAAAGTCCTAACTTCTGCACTTGAAAAATTGAATAAATTCTTTAGAGAGAAATATCATATTAAAAATTATAAAAAGGACTGA
- the fabZ gene encoding 3-hydroxyacyl-ACP dehydratase FabZ, producing the protein MSLNVEQIMEIIPHRYPMLLVDKVEEIEPGKKAVGYKNVTINEQIFQGHYPGKPIMPGVLMIEALAQLGGVAILSLDKYKGKKPILGAVKNAKFRRMVVPGDVLKLEIEIVKIKGPAGIGKGIATVNGEKAVEAEITFMIV; encoded by the coding sequence GTGAGTTTAAATGTAGAACAAATTATGGAAATTATTCCCCATAGATATCCAATGTTGTTAGTAGATAAAGTTGAAGAAATTGAGCCTGGTAAAAAAGCAGTAGGATATAAGAATGTTACAATTAACGAACAAATATTTCAAGGACATTATCCAGGAAAGCCAATAATGCCAGGAGTTCTTATGATAGAAGCATTAGCACAATTAGGTGGCGTTGCAATTTTAAGTTTAGATAAGTATAAAGGAAAGAAGCCTATACTTGGAGCAGTAAAAAATGCTAAGTTTAGAAGAATGGTAGTTCCAGGTGATGTACTTAAATTGGAAATTGAAATAGTGAAAATTAAAGGACCAGCTGGAATTGGTAAGGGAATAGCAACAGTTAATGGAGAAAAAGCAGTTGAAGCTGAAATTACATTTATGATAGTGTGA
- a CDS encoding beta-ketoacyl-ACP synthase III produces MNSVEIIGTGSYAPEKVVTNEDMSKVVDTSDEWISSRTGIKERRISVNENTSDLGAKAALRAIENANIKVEDIDLIITATTSPDSYTPSVACIIQEKIGAKNAVCFDVNAACTGFIFALNTAAQFIKTGEYNNALVIGAEVLSKILDWEDRSTCVLFGDGAGAAVIRKGNKEGILKAILGSDGTGGKFLHCPAINVVNPFSEEKELANSKISMNGREVFKFAVKVMVSSIKKVVEDSGLKLEDIDYIVPHQANIRIIEAAAKKLELGMSKFFVNLQNYGNTSGATIPVAVDEMNRRGLLKSGTKIVVVGFGGGLTWGAMVLQWTKE; encoded by the coding sequence GTGAATAGTGTCGAGATTATAGGAACAGGAAGTTATGCTCCAGAAAAAGTAGTTACTAATGAAGATATGTCAAAAGTAGTTGATACTAGTGATGAATGGATATCTTCAAGAACTGGAATAAAAGAAAGAAGAATATCTGTAAACGAAAATACATCAGATTTAGGTGCAAAGGCAGCTTTAAGAGCAATAGAGAATGCTAATATCAAAGTGGAAGATATAGATTTAATAATAACAGCCACTACAAGTCCAGATTCATATACTCCATCTGTGGCATGTATTATTCAAGAAAAAATAGGAGCAAAAAATGCAGTTTGTTTTGATGTAAACGCAGCCTGTACTGGATTTATATTTGCGCTTAATACAGCAGCGCAGTTTATAAAAACTGGAGAATATAATAATGCACTTGTAATAGGAGCAGAAGTTTTATCCAAAATACTTGATTGGGAAGATAGAAGTACTTGTGTACTATTTGGAGATGGTGCAGGTGCAGCGGTTATAAGAAAAGGGAATAAAGAGGGAATTTTAAAAGCGATTTTAGGTTCAGATGGAACGGGCGGAAAGTTTTTGCATTGTCCGGCAATAAATGTAGTAAACCCGTTTTCAGAAGAAAAGGAACTAGCAAATTCTAAAATTTCAATGAATGGACGAGAAGTTTTTAAGTTTGCAGTAAAAGTAATGGTAAGTTCCATTAAAAAAGTAGTAGAAGATAGCGGTTTAAAACTAGAAGATATTGATTACATAGTACCACATCAGGCGAATATAAGAATAATAGAAGCAGCAGCTAAAAAACTTGAATTAGGAATGAGTAAGTTTTTTGTTAATTTACAAAATTACGGAAATACATCTGGAGCCACAATACCTGTAGCAGTAGATGAAATGAATAGAAGAGGTTTACTTAAATCTGGTACAAAAATTGTTGTAGTTGGATTTGGTGGAGGGCTTACTTGGGGAGCAATGGTTTTACAATGGACTAAGGAATAA
- the accB gene encoding acetyl-CoA carboxylase biotin carboxyl carrier protein has protein sequence MDYNAIEQLINTIDRSGLTYFEIESNGTKITMKKGKNEEENINALQQNVQTQSNQVERVVVTESSEDIKKVVEEPKLDDENIKIITSPIVGTFYESSGPDSDAFAKVGTKVNKGQTLCIIEAMKLMNEIESEFDGEIVEVLVKNEEMVEYGQGLFKIALN, from the coding sequence ATGGACTATAATGCGATAGAGCAACTTATAAATACCATTGATAGGTCTGGACTTACATATTTTGAAATAGAGTCAAATGGAACTAAAATAACAATGAAAAAAGGTAAAAATGAAGAAGAAAATATAAATGCACTTCAACAAAATGTTCAGACTCAGAGTAATCAAGTTGAGAGGGTTGTAGTTACTGAGAGCAGCGAAGATATTAAAAAAGTAGTAGAAGAACCTAAATTGGATGATGAAAATATAAAAATAATAACATCACCAATAGTAGGTACTTTTTATGAATCTTCAGGACCAGATTCTGATGCTTTTGCTAAAGTTGGAACTAAAGTAAACAAAGGTCAAACACTTTGTATAATTGAGGCAATGAAGCTTATGAATGAAATAGAATCTGAATTTGACGGTGAAATAGTAGAAGTTCTTGTTAAAAATGAAGAGATGGTAGAATATGGGCAAGGATTATTTAAAATAGCTTTGAATTAA
- the fabK gene encoding enoyl-[acyl-carrier-protein] reductase FabK — protein MLKSQICDIIGIKYPIIQGGMAWVADSSIAAGVSNAGGLGIIAAANAPVDYIREEIRKAKKLTDKPFGVNIMMLSDNADEIAKMVCEEGVKVVTTGAGNPGKYIDMWKEHNIKVIPVIASVALARRMERYGVDAVVAEGCESGGHVGELTTMALVPQVVDAVNIPVIAAGGIGDGRGVAAAFALGALGVQVGTRFLVAKECTVHQNYKDKVIKAKDIDTEVTGRITGHPVRVLRNKLARKYKIMEKEGASIEEMEALGRGALPKAVKDGDIDNGSVMAGQIAGLVNKEETCAEIVESMVREASEVIEKIKQEMY, from the coding sequence ATGTTAAAAAGTCAAATATGTGATATAATTGGAATAAAGTACCCTATAATTCAAGGTGGAATGGCATGGGTTGCGGATAGCTCCATTGCAGCAGGAGTATCAAATGCAGGAGGATTAGGAATAATAGCAGCAGCAAATGCACCAGTTGATTATATAAGAGAAGAAATTAGAAAGGCTAAAAAGTTAACTGATAAGCCATTTGGAGTTAACATAATGATGCTAAGTGACAATGCAGATGAAATAGCGAAAATGGTTTGTGAAGAAGGAGTAAAAGTAGTTACTACAGGAGCAGGAAATCCAGGTAAGTATATTGATATGTGGAAAGAGCATAACATTAAGGTGATTCCTGTTATTGCATCTGTAGCACTTGCAAGAAGGATGGAAAGATATGGAGTAGATGCAGTAGTGGCAGAAGGTTGTGAGTCAGGAGGACATGTAGGAGAATTAACTACAATGGCATTAGTACCACAAGTGGTTGATGCTGTAAATATTCCTGTTATTGCAGCTGGAGGAATAGGTGATGGTAGAGGTGTTGCAGCAGCATTTGCATTAGGAGCATTAGGCGTTCAAGTAGGAACAAGATTTTTAGTAGCTAAAGAATGTACTGTACATCAAAATTATAAAGATAAAGTTATAAAAGCTAAGGATATAGATACAGAAGTAACAGGAAGAATAACAGGACACCCTGTAAGAGTACTTAGAAATAAACTTGCCAGAAAATATAAGATAATGGAGAAAGAAGGAGCATCCATAGAAGAAATGGAGGCTTTAGGTAGAGGAGCACTTCCGAAAGCAGTAAAAGATGGAGACATAGATAATGGATCTGTAATGGCCGGACAAATTGCAGGACTTGTTAATAAAGAAGAAACTTGTGCTGAAATAGTTGAAAGTATGGTTAGAGAGGCATCAGAAGTTATAGAAAAAATCAAACAGGAGATGTATTAA
- the fabF gene encoding beta-ketoacyl-ACP synthase II has translation MSRRVVITGIGAVTPVGNDASSFWNSIKEGKCGIDYIKAFDATDFKVKLAAEVKDFNPEELIDKREANRMDRFSQFAIVAADEAIKDSKLDLESIDRNRFGVIVGSGIGGIGTIEKQDEKLITKGPNRVSPMTIPMIIANMASGNLAIRYGAKGICTTIVTACASANNSIGEAYRNIKFNYADVMISGGTEAGVTPLSLAGFASMKAVTKSEDPKRASIPFDKDRSGFVMGEGSGILILEELEHALKRGANIYAEIVGYGATCDAYHITSPAPNGEGGARAMKLAMDEENVNPEDISYINAHGTSTSYNDSFETQAIKTVLGDYAYKVPVSSTKSMTGHLLGAAGAIEAIICAKAIEDGFIPATIGYKEADPECDLDYVPNEGRKAEVNYVLSNSLGFGGHNATLLFKKYK, from the coding sequence ATGAGTAGAAGAGTTGTTATAACAGGTATTGGAGCAGTGACACCAGTAGGAAATGATGCTAGTAGTTTTTGGAATTCAATTAAAGAGGGAAAATGCGGTATAGATTATATAAAAGCTTTTGATGCAACTGATTTTAAAGTTAAGTTGGCAGCGGAAGTTAAAGATTTTAACCCTGAAGAACTTATAGATAAAAGAGAAGCTAATAGAATGGATAGATTTTCTCAGTTTGCTATAGTAGCAGCAGATGAGGCGATAAAAGATTCAAAACTTGATTTAGAGAGTATAGATAGAAATAGGTTTGGAGTTATAGTAGGTTCTGGTATAGGTGGTATAGGAACAATAGAGAAACAAGATGAAAAGCTTATAACAAAAGGGCCTAATAGAGTATCGCCAATGACTATACCAATGATTATAGCTAATATGGCATCAGGAAATTTAGCAATAAGATATGGAGCTAAGGGAATATGCACAACTATAGTAACAGCATGTGCTTCTGCAAACAATTCTATAGGCGAAGCATATAGAAATATAAAATTTAATTATGCAGATGTCATGATAAGTGGTGGAACTGAGGCTGGAGTAACTCCCCTATCATTAGCAGGCTTTGCGTCTATGAAGGCTGTTACTAAAAGTGAAGATCCTAAAAGAGCATCTATTCCATTTGATAAAGATAGAAGTGGATTTGTAATGGGAGAAGGATCAGGAATACTTATTCTTGAGGAATTAGAGCATGCACTTAAAAGAGGTGCTAACATATACGCTGAAATAGTAGGATATGGGGCAACTTGTGATGCATATCATATAACTTCGCCAGCACCAAATGGTGAAGGGGGAGCTAGAGCAATGAAGCTTGCAATGGATGAGGAGAATGTTAATCCTGAAGATATTTCGTATATAAATGCACATGGAACTAGCACATCATATAATGATAGTTTTGAAACACAAGCAATAAAAACTGTATTAGGAGATTATGCATATAAAGTTCCTGTAAGTTCAACAAAATCAATGACAGGTCATTTACTAGGTGCAGCAGGAGCAATAGAGGCAATAATATGCGCAAAGGCAATAGAAGATGGATTTATTCCAGCAACTATTGGTTATAAGGAAGCAGATCCTGAATGTGATCTTGATTATGTACCAAACGAGGGAAGAAAGGCAGAAGTTAATTATGTATTGTCAAATTCTCTTGGCTTTGGAGGACATAATGCTACACTTTTGTTTAAAAAGTATAAATAA
- the fabD gene encoding ACP S-malonyltransferase: protein MGKIAFVFSGQGSQYVGMGKDLYENFQSSKEIFNKADEVLGFKISELCFNGKSEELNLTENTQPAVLVTSIAALRALEEKKAIKPDVVAGLSLGEYSAHVCSGTFSFEDAVKLVKKRGKYMQEAVPEGIGTMAAIIGLEGAVVKSVCDEISKTGVVEVANYNCPGQIVIAGEVKAVEEACSKLKEAGARRTLMLSVSGPFHTSMLRNAAEKLEEELKNINVQDMKIPIITNVTGEYIRSKDEVKDLLRKQVMSSVRWEDTIRKMIDDGVDTFIELGPGKTLSSFVKKINRKMTVFNIEKFQDFNKIEV, encoded by the coding sequence GTGGGGAAAATTGCATTTGTTTTTTCGGGTCAAGGATCACAGTATGTAGGCATGGGAAAGGATTTATATGAAAATTTCCAAAGCTCAAAAGAAATTTTCAATAAGGCTGATGAAGTGCTTGGTTTCAAAATCAGTGAACTATGTTTTAATGGAAAATCTGAAGAATTAAACTTAACAGAAAATACTCAACCAGCTGTTTTAGTTACAAGTATAGCAGCATTAAGAGCTTTAGAGGAAAAAAAAGCAATAAAGCCTGATGTTGTTGCAGGATTAAGTTTAGGAGAATATTCTGCACATGTTTGCAGTGGTACATTTTCATTTGAAGATGCAGTAAAATTAGTTAAAAAAAGGGGAAAATATATGCAAGAAGCAGTACCAGAAGGAATTGGTACTATGGCAGCTATAATTGGACTCGAAGGTGCTGTTGTTAAAAGTGTATGTGACGAGATTTCTAAAACAGGAGTTGTAGAGGTAGCTAATTATAATTGCCCAGGGCAGATTGTTATAGCGGGAGAAGTTAAAGCAGTTGAAGAGGCATGTAGTAAACTTAAAGAAGCTGGAGCGAGAAGAACATTAATGCTTTCAGTAAGTGGACCTTTTCACACGTCTATGTTAAGAAATGCTGCTGAAAAATTAGAAGAAGAATTAAAGAATATAAATGTACAGGATATGAAAATACCTATAATAACCAATGTAACTGGAGAATATATAAGAAGTAAAGATGAAGTAAAAGATCTACTAAGGAAACAAGTTATGAGTTCTGTAAGATGGGAAGATACAATAAGGAAAATGATAGATGATGGAGTTGATACATTTATAGAACTTGGACCTGGTAAAACTTTAAGTTCATTCGTAAAGAAAATAAATAGGAAGATGACAGTTTTTAACATCGAAAAATTTCAAGATTTCAATAAAATTGAGGTTTAG
- a CDS encoding HAD family hydrolase, whose protein sequence is MIKNVVFDIGNVLLKFTPLEFLRSKYSDEKIIESLYENIFNSNEWIELDRGTITDEEATIRFCTRDPNNAEKIKEVMRTWNEMHIPVEGTSELMKKLKMKGYKIYLLSNYHLKAFKLISEKYDFIRDVDGKIISSKVKLLKPEAEIYEALTHNCGIKPEESIFIDDRVENINAAIKLGFNGIVFSDADALLKELDKVGIAI, encoded by the coding sequence GTGATTAAAAATGTGGTGTTTGATATTGGAAATGTTCTTTTGAAGTTTACGCCTTTAGAGTTTTTAAGGAGTAAGTATAGTGATGAAAAGATTATTGAGAGTTTATATGAAAATATATTTAATAGTAATGAGTGGATAGAACTTGATAGAGGTACTATTACGGATGAAGAGGCAACTATTAGGTTTTGCACTAGAGATCCAAATAATGCTGAGAAGATAAAGGAAGTTATGAGAACATGGAATGAAATGCATATTCCTGTTGAAGGTACATCAGAGCTTATGAAAAAATTAAAAATGAAAGGATATAAAATATATCTTCTTTCTAATTATCATTTAAAGGCTTTTAAGCTTATAAGTGAAAAGTATGATTTTATAAGGGATGTAGATGGTAAAATTATATCTTCTAAAGTAAAGTTACTAAAACCAGAGGCAGAAATATATGAAGCATTAACTCATAACTGTGGTATAAAACCAGAAGAAAGCATATTTATAGATGATAGGGTGGAAAATATTAATGCAGCAATCAAGTTGGGTTTTAATGGAATTGTTTTTAGTGATGCAGATGCTCTTTTAAAGGAACTTGATAAGGTAGGTATAGCAATATAA